aaagttttttataattttttgtagGCGGCTAAAAGGATAATGCTGTTGGAGAGTCAGTTACCGACTGAATCTCGACATCGGCAAGGTATGTCATATTTCACAGAGCTGCTGTTATTCATCGTAAAAATTTAGTACACCCGCACACATTATCAAGAAAAAAAAGAAGTTTGTAATCCTTTGCTCTGAGGTAATGTCAATCGATAGTCTTTTACTACATTGATTAGTGCCAGATAAAATGGATGCTTGACTAACTGCAGAGGCAAATAGCTCTTGTCTGGCTTACATTTAGAATTCTCGATGAAGTCATACTTGATCAGTGTATTCAATGGTTTGGAATCGAGTGATATCATCAAAATGCTATCGGCATGATGAAACTCTGTGTTTTTGCTTCTTACGTGCGCCGGGCCACCATAAGCAGTAAACAAAATCTGATACCTATGGTCGCTAAACCGAGCTGATGTTGATTATCAGGAATCAATGGTAATCAATTTACCAGCTTTAGTAAAAACATGGTTAGTAGAGCATTCCTTCCtagaaatgtaaacagaaagctGCTTGTGCCCTTGCATAATAGGCATTAGCATAGCTGCTGTTGTATCTTCGTAGGCACCCTCAAGGCTGAAAGGTATGGGTGTTGAGCAATAGATTGACCTTACTCCATTACCATTGACTACCGTTTCACAGGTTGTTAACTCCAGAGAGCGTAATTCTATTTGTAGAGAGTTTGTATTTATTGTAGAAACGGAAGAGAAATTACGGATGAAGTCTGTACTATTTGAAACTATGTCTAGGATAATCACAACGGTATGCATCCGTTATATTTAGACAATTTGGCACTTCGGCAGTTCAAGGACGCTTCTGAATATAATGTGCATcatttacaaaaataatattttgtaaatCTGTGTTAATTACACAGATGAGCTATAGGGTGTGCGAGAGTATTTAAAGGCGTAAAAGCAGCACTTGCTAGGACGATTGTGGTCAGACAATGTTGTCTTTAAATTTACCAATATTTTCTCTTGGTTAGTTATAGGATCTAGGACTGTGAGCTGACAATATTTAAGTTTGATAAATGCATGTTGAGTAAACTCATTGATGCAGACATTGGGATGTTGTTATAGCCTAATAATGTCGTAATAACACTGTTTATCAGTTGCTATCATATACACGCCTATCAATGTAGGAATCTATTGGAGAGAAGGTGGCCAAAGAGCTAGCCGAGGAAGAAGTGCTCATAGGATTGTTTAGTTATCTAAagtatgaccaaacatatattTCTTCTTGTTCTCTCATAGAGGATCTCCTACAGTATCTCCCCAACCCTATTCTCAGCCAAATACGTACGTAATTCAGAGTCTATCTTATATATCccagaaaaacatgtttttatttttgaaatttatttagTTAGTCTTTTTGCGAGAAGTAgtaatacagtgtatatatcatacatattttTTCCAATCCGGGTTTGATGAATGTTAGTATTTCCGTTGCAGCGGACATGCATGAGTTGATACTGGAGCTAACTGGGGACAAGCTAATCAACTTTTGTAGAATTCTAGCCATCGCTCTTTCCGATAAGGAACTTCACGAAAAGCTCTGTAAGACATACTTCTATTATAGTCTCAAAAAATACAGCACTGCAATTGTTATTTTTCGTTTTAGCTTTCTTCGTTTCCTGccctaaataaaataaaagttgctATACATAAACGTACTTCATATTCATTCATACGTACATAGTTCATACAACCTTTTGAACAGTATTTACAATTAAGAACACGATTGATAGCTCGAACTGTCAGTAGGCTTTGAAGCGGATGTTTATGACTATGTACAGCCAAAGATATTACGATCTCAATCATGCTAATTAGTTTCAACTGATGAAAGAGTGAGAATCATTTATTTATACCTAGGATGGGGCACTTAGTGCTTTTTGCTTTGCTCTAGTGGTCGTTAGCCCTTAGCATTTGGCTCGGGCTCCCCACTATTTGTTGCTACACTAAAATAGATTACTTGCTTGATAGTGTTTTGCTAAGGTCCTCCGATTGTGCTAATTTCTGAAGATAGGGATTGTAAAATGTGTTGTTGTAGAAATGTTGAGTAAAGGTGTAAAAAGGTCTGTAAACTCGCGTGTTAGTATCGGATAGGTGTAGCTTAGTATGCGGTTGCTTGGCCCCGATATCGACAGACTAGTTGAAGTTGGTTCTGCCTCACTCAACTATGTTAAGGATATCTTTGCGAAATGTTCAAGTTTGGTATTTGATTGCCACTAGCGTCGACattcaatgtttcttttaacaGCTTATGCTCAAAAGAAAGAAGAACATATATCAGTGAGGGAGTTGAATCAGGAATACTTGCTTGAAATTCCACACTTGGTTGAACAACTAGTCATGGCAGCCAGCTCAAAAGATAGTGAGTAGATTTATTAGCATCTGAAAATTTGTGTAGGAGTGCTGTACTGACATAGCGCAGTTTTAAGTGCTGCCTTTAGATAGATGACTTATCAGTTTCTCTCTGTTCACGCGTCTAGACTGTGCAAGCGAGCAGACATCCTTTAACCTTATAGCCGAGTGGCTATTTCTGTCAGACATTTGCTTAAATTACGTAAATAAGTCTCTTGTCATAAGCCGTCGGCTGCTATGGTTTTTGTAGAACAACAGCGATTGCTCTCCTCACCCATCCTGTCTGCTAACTAGGTATTGTTGATTTCTTTGGCAAGGTTGTACCAACTAAACCTGTGTGTCTTGGCACCGCCAGCTTTTCTGTTTCTTTCATAGTACAGCTTCGATCTgttacagtaaatatttatcTACTGGGTTTACTAATGGCTGACTAGCCTCTTCAGCGTGTGAGGTGGAAAGACTAGGCTTTGCGTTatatttgatttaaaatttgATATATAAGAAGTCATGAATCACAAACTATTTCACCAGAAACCTTTTCTGAATCAATTAAGGAAGGGGTGTTAGAGATAACTGCCCTTTCCATCAAACATCAAATACATAGCATATCTTTTAAGTAGGTTCTCAGTCTCATGAATTATTTTTTTTGAGAGGTACTTCGCTAAAAACCAGGATACAGTAAAGTTAAGCGATGGAATTATTGCACCATCCACAGGAACTCTGGCAGGCCAGTATCCTGCAGTTTAAATCGTTATCGTACTGGTTCAGTCAAAGCTGTTACTAGAAAAGTTAGTGatggttgaataaaaatacatttctcATACTGTTATGATGTGTTGAAAATTTTTGCTCTGATGAAGTGTGAAGCATGAGTCAAGCAATTTGTGCAGTTTTGTTCAACTGGCATATGGCCACTTATCTGAAGAGCATAAAAGACTACTATTGTCTATGGCTGTATCAGACTTCATCTGTTGCGGCTTAATGCATCAATTCTACAGAACGTCCATTTAATTTTTTCCCATCAGCAGATTGCAGTGGCATAGAATGAATTTGTTCCGTTGTCTAAACTGCTGACCATAGTTCAAATAATTGATGTCGGTGAAGAGTTCAACTTTCTGCTGTGTATATATGGCAGCAATTGTTTTATCTTTATTCTTATTAAACACTTTACAGTTCTACTTTTGAAAGTTAACCAAACCTCAGTCTTCTACAAGTCATGGTACAAATCAAGGCATACCAAATAGAAAAGCTTCATTTTTCCTAGCAGCTAACTGTAATGCATCACAGCAAAACAAGATTAGAAATACATAAGAAAAACAAGCAGGTCTTGTTTTCATTTTAGACTGCTTTGACTGTATTTTGATCTAGTTCTCCTGCACGGGACACTTTCACTATTTTGTATTTCATGTAAAGCTTTTACATGAAATACCCAGGTTCACAAGTAAGCTCTTGTCACTTTGGTGTCCAAAACTATCTGTTTATTTTCCTCTTGTGAATCGTGGTATTATCAAGCATTTTCCTTTCtcaaagaaaaatgagaagcaTTTTCTTTGAGAAGCATAAAAATGCTTCtcaaagaaaaatgagaagcaTTTTCCTTTCCCAATTTTTTgaaacaaagattttaaaagaATGATATTTTGCTTGTTGGCAATTCACACTAGTTTGGAAAGTTTTAAATGACTTGAGCTTTGCTTGGCTAACAAATGTGCGAGTCGATAAACAGTAGTACCATATTCAAGTCCTTGTAAAGTACATTACTTGCAAGTACATGTAATGTACTTTATTGCTATTTAACTCTACCAAATTGGTATAAATTTCTCATTAAAAGCAAGTAATATTTTACAAGAGTTATCAAATGGTAGCATCTTTCTGCTCACATAAATACCACGGGTGAGACTGTAAAGTTATTGGAAAATTGTGCCTAGCTATCTAGCAATCTTTTAGAGGATGCTAAAGGTTTGTCACGTAgaattttcatgtttttgtaAGGTAACCTTCATCATTGCTAGTAAGTCAGCTCATCTATACTAAAGCCAGGCAGGAAAGGCTTAACTCAGTGTGGTGTGAAGCTCGTAGCATTGTTACGTTCGGCATAGTACAAATTCATTCGACTATCTGATATATATCTGCTTGTGTCTTCATGGATGTGCCAGAAATCAAGCTCATCTTGTGTACCATTGAATAAATGGACTCAGGTCTATAGCAATCGCATACACAAATCTGTACATATGTATTGTAAGCCATGGATTACCATAAATAGTAGCATAGATTAGAGAATCAGTGACTTTAAATTTTATGCTCCATAGTTGAAAGTTTTGTAAGCATTCTTTGAAAGTTGTAATACATTACACTAATTTTATAGCATATATTGCTATTATTTTTGTCGGGCAATTAGGTATATAGCAATGAAATCAGCTCTGTTTCTTTTTCCTTTTAGCCATTAGGTAACCATTCATAAactcattgttaatatatattgtatatataatatactatattgttaatataggaAAACCTGCACAAGTAACAAGGTAAAATGTAGAAAGAGCATGAAATGTGTTCTCTACCTCCACAgtcaatataaattataaacactAAGGCGTCAACTTTAAGCTATGAAAATTTTCATAGCTGCGCTGCAGTTCATTGTATGCACAATCATGCTAAGTGGGCACATTGATTCACTACTTTGAAAGGTCTGCCACGCTTCCGTGGTATAAAGGAGGAAGACGCAAATTGGATGCAGTGGATTGATGATTCAAATGCTGATGACATCTTTGATTTACCCGATATGGATATCGATGTGGAGGAGTTTACTGGAGGTGCTCACTTTTATTATGTTTAGATTTGCTAAATGTTCACGCTTGATTTAGTTTGCGCTTGATTTGGTTAGTGTAGCTGCGTGAGAGGCGTGGCTGaatattcattttaatttgattttgaCTTTGCATGTATCATTCAAGTCGATGATTACACACTTTCCTGTTTTCCACTGTATTATATCCACTTGTATGACACCAGTCTGTTTGTTTATTGTAGGTATCACACAGCCAACAGAGTACGATGCTCCTTGGTGCCAACAGCCCTCCATGACTGCTGTTAACAGACTCATCGGTGGAGCTGCTGCAGTTCATGTCTTGGGACAGCTTTTAGTTGGCAAGCACCAGAAGCATGGACAACAAGTGTTAGCTGATACGAAGCTTGTACCCGGTCTATCCAGTGcctttgaaaattttatttgggTCTTTCAAGGGTTAGTTAATATTTGATCAGTTATATGGAAAGTTTATCATCGTGTAAAATGTTATGGTAAGCTATGACCAACAGAACCTATTTGCATCCTTTTATAGATTTTCTTGacaatacaaaattatttagatacatgtatatggcattATGAGCTCAAGATTGTTTTACCAATGGGTATTCAATCGCATGACCTTTATCCACTAAGTACAAAATCACAATTTTTCCTGTGTTGTATTTCCAATATAGCAGCCAGAATCAGATCATCCAACTCAATTGCCTGCTCATTGTCATGCCGCTCAAAGGTATTAGCATATTTTGATTGTCCTTATAAATACACTGGCGACGTAAGTCACACAATGATGACACTTGAAGCTTATGTCTAATTCAGTTCTCACTTACTAGGGCGAGCTCAGAACCGAGGTTGCCTGGACGACCTGAATGCTCACCTGAACTGGTATTGAAGATTCAAATGATGAAGTTGATCCACTCGTTGTGTGACCATTCTGAGTAAGTCTTGTCTGGCTATGATATGACTGAAGTTTACCAACGTTGAAATTGTTGATCAACTGAATCTCATTTTAGCAGGCAAACATCTAGTAAGGTGGTTGACATGCGATAAAATAATTTAAGCCTGCATACAAATTATTAAAGACTATACTATATATGAGTAAATTGTTAATGGTCATCTGAAGTTTAGAGTGCTCACAAACTTGTTTCAGATGATTTAACCCAGCCATGCGGGCGAGCTGGACATTCAAACACATTGTCATATTTTTCCGCTTTGTTTGTTTCAGATATAAGCATCTTCTGCTCACCAAAGGTGAACTTGCGGAGGTGCAGAGGATCAATGACAAAGCTGGTGTGTTGGCTATAGAAGGTCTTGGTAGAGTTAACAAGTAAGTGCTacagttattattaatattattattggaTAGCAGCTAGAGCACCATCGTGTAAATTGCAGTttgcaagttttaaaaatgccaTTCTTTCGAGTTTTAACTAAAAAGTCTTGCCGCACTATGTGCTTCTTTTTTGGTTCACCGTCTTGTTCATCTATGAAGTGGTCTGGGCTTATTGTCTAACACAggatatacatatagatatatatatagaatatccTAGTTCAAAAAGATTAGCAACTAGGCGGCAATATAATGGGGTGATTCTAGTTATGTACAAGCTACATCCTACATCTTTAGTCAACCCATTATTGTCCGTATAATAAGTatcataaaaaaacaaaatcttAGATGCGTGAtgctttttaacaaaaaaagtcaTTTAAATGGCAAAAAAATTTATACCATCTTATCCTGACACGAATTTCAAAgagcatttttatataaaagttatCATGCGCTATTTAAATAAagacaaataaattttaagtgTACGCTCATTGGGCTAGTTGGCTCTCAGTGACCTTAGGTACTATAATAGTGTCCGTGCATGCAGATGCTACTAGAATTGCTTGCCTTGCATAATGCGCAGTCGGTGTGGATAATGGTTTTTTATTCATCAATTTCAAGTTTTCTAAAAAAGATTTTGCGTTCTAGAATCAGCTTATATGCGAGAATATACGGCAGCAGCCAGAATCAGATCATCCAGCTCAATGGCCTGCTCGTTGTCATGCAGCTCAATGGTATTAGCATATATTGATAGTCCTTATAAATACACTGGTGCATAAGTCATGCAAGAAAATTTGggcatgcatacatgtattacCTAATTACTACTTTTACTTTCTAACTTCTACTTttacacaccacacacaccacacaaaCACTGTAAAGACCTACCTCTTATTCAAAAATTAACAGCCTTCATCTGATCGAAATTCGCAAAGTGTAAATTACGAGCCATGCAAGCTTTTCATATTTAGTAAATAGCTGAATAGGGTCTCTAGTGGCTGCCTCTGAATGTGTTTGCTGCAGATTATGAGTGCTTACCAGTTTAATTCTATTGAAGTGTTAGGCAATTTTACTGTTTCATTTTGCATGCAAATTACCAGACAAGACATAATGTCAACAGAATAAAGTTTAATGACAACTGTAACATATTAGCTTTTGGCTAAGTGGATATGTGATAGGCCACTCTGCTTTTAGGCTAAACATGTGCAAAGGAAAAGAAGGtcttttaacaaaaattgtGGACACACTGAAGAAAGAGCCTACCTCCTTAGCATTACGGTTTTGGCTTGTCAGAATTGTAGAAAGCTACCTGCGTGGCACCGCCTCATACTGTTATCAAGTATTTCTATTGCGTCGAGGTCTTCTACAGGTAAGAATGGTTTACTATCTATTGCATTATTAACTTATCCAGTCGAAAAAGAACATTCCTCCTCACTCCCGCAAACATAAGTAGGGGTTTGATGGTCCAAGATTGTATTTTCTATCCCCTTGTGGACTCGCTTAGTGATTTCAGTAGTACTGCCAATACACTGCTACACCTGACTGATGTTAGCCACTGGCACTTGACTATGGGTTTCAATTCATATGGCGACGAGTATAGTTCACTTTTTCCACGTGTCTCTTtcatttgtgtgtgtgtgtgtatatacatatactgatacatatatcgatatatatatatatacagtatatgtagatatgtatatatgctcATACATGTACGGTATTCCCAATCAAGTAGCACAGACATGTTTGAAGATGCCACCCCATGTTTTGGTTTCTTGGTATTCATTGACTGTCAATAGCGCATTTCAACGCAGTGTCATACAATTGACCCTTACATATAGTAAAGCCTTTAGAGGCAGTTATAATGGAAAATTCAGCTTCACATGGgggttgaaaaaaaattgatatagCTTAGAAAAAAAAGACCTTGCAACATATGTAATTTGCTTTGTAAAGagcaaatgatatatttctAATTATGTATAACTTCTCTTGTTTAGGTTGGAAATATCATTTTTTGTAGGCTGTAGGGGTATCTTGTAACATACCAAATGCAGTGGTAAATGAATGCATGAGCCGGGAGTGCCCGACATCCTGCTTGgctagtaatgaataagacatttAACTAGCGTAGTTGGTATCAGCAAGGCATACTCACAATGTATCAATATACTGGTGCAGTATGATCCACATCAATTCAGATAGCGAAAATGTTCGTTGTTTCAGTTTAGGTCATTAAAAATGTTGGGCCAACTTGGTTTATTTCGCTATGTGGTGTTTTGTTAGACCAGTTTGCTTTACTAGAAACATGTGGTAGACCGTTATCCCGGtatagtttttgttgttttattagcCTTATTCACTAAAAAAAATGTGATATGTTGTTATGCCACTATGGTTTATCCAAACCATGTGTTGGATTGGTTTATTCAAAACATGTGCTATGTTGTTGAACCAGTTTGGTTTATCCAAAACATGCGTTGGATTGGCCTATTCAAAACCGTGTTGGGTTGTTTTAACAGTTGGGTTTATCTAATGCATATGTATAAGTATATTAAAACTGTGTTAGATTGTTGTACCAGTTCGGTTTATCCAAAACTTGCATTGGATTGTTGAACTCTTGTTTTAGCACGTTATCAGCAACCTCCTAGCAGATGAATCTAGTCGTCAAGAAGTTATACAGTCGGGCTTTGATCTTCTCGCAGGTCTCACAGTGTTCAATATTGAAGCTTTTCAAGTCATTGATGACATTTTAAGGCTCCCTCAAATGGTACGGTTAAAAGTAGTATGACTATGCAAATCATGCTGGTTATTTTTCAATGATAGCTTGTGTTACTATTACCATAGAAGTTTTTTAATTCTGAATATGCATTTGTCACTCATACTTGTGTTTGATATTTGGGTCAAActtgtttcaaatatttgaatagcTTTTTAATGCGCCATTAAGGCTGACGTAATTTCTAAACTATTCCAATTGTCGCAGTTTGTATTGATAGGTGTTTCTGTTTGTAGAGGAATAAGTTTGTTGATTTGATCAACAAGAATCTTGTAGACTCTCATTTGTTCATCCGAAGTGTGATACTGTCATTCAACTTCTTCAGCTTTGAGCGAACTATGCATGCAGGTTAGAAGAGATTTACATCTTTTATTGTCTTTGATTTATTTGATCTGAGATATGAAATTACAatgtatagaaaaatattgCCTATTTGTGTCAATTAAAAAATGTGCAATTTACTTATGGAGCAATTTCAAAACCTATTATTATCGGTGTAATAGGCTTGGCAGTTAAAATTTTAGAAGTGAATGAGTCTTCCATTCATAGTAGGAAGTTTGGTTGCGAAATTGTTATAATTTTCGTGATTAATTTGCAGAAATACATACCCATAAATCATCGATCCAAATTCCAATGCAACTCATTACCGTTTCCTTAATTAAAGAAATACGTAATATTTATATCATTAAAGTTAGCACTATTTCATTTGGAATTCTAAAAAAGGAAATATGTGCATGCTTATGTTCCATTGCTtcatttacaaaaagttttgcgATGCAATTGTTTTCATAATTGTATCAAATAAGGTTAGGCTGTGATACACCTTAGTATAAAGAAAATTTTGTAGCAATTCTATTGAATGTGGACAACTCTGCCAGTGTTGAagtcattatttttaaaaagatttagtTTATATTGTGAACTTCTGTCTGATCTGTCACTCCCATAACTAGTATTATTTCAGGTGTGGTGCTTTACTTGTTATTAAACAATTGTTTATTTAATAGCTTTTGGATTTTTAATTCTGATTATGCGTAATCAAATCAAATGCGACAAAATTCGAGTTTGCTATAAAACCTAAAATTTAAACATGCTTTATTTTTCAGAATAGATCTGTCCAAAATAAGtctaaattatttgaaaaatgttCATTGATCAGTTAAGAATGATTACTGTGAGTTTTGTATCAATCATTATATTTGGAAAACTTTCTCATTGTAGATTATGCCAAAACAAAGAATTATCTCTTAAGTTATGTCGGAACCTTTCAACAGCAGATGGTATACCTACGCAAGTTGATTAGCATAATAACAGCAAAAAGTGTGTCTCAGGTTTGTTAttaaattctttattatttatcatgcTAAATGTGGCATCGACTTAAAATGTCAAAATTATTGCCcgattatatatacatgtaacttctCTTAAGATAAGATTAGCAGTTTGAAAGTcaaatatactttttaataGTGAAATGTTCATTTCAGGAAAATGTTGGATGTTTAAACACTGCATTGGTGTTACTTATTTGTTCTCACAAGTCGACTAGTATGCTTCCATATCTTGAGGCCTTAAAAAATGAGCAGATGACCAGAGGTACCGAGTGCGGATCACCAGTTCTCGCTAATTTCAGGtaattatttaacatttacTAAGCATACTTGCAAGCATCTTTAACGTTACAAAAAGTACTTATCAATCAATCCAAACCACACAACTTGAAATACATTTCAACCTCTTTGATATTTCAAAATAGAATGGTCATAGTGAAATGTCAATGCTTCAAAATGGATATGAAGCTGGAATGCTACCAAGCtttactaataagtaaaatatgTTTGACACCCATCACTTTTTGCCTAATCAACTACCTTTATATTGTAGGGAGCTGTTGCTGTTTTGGCAGAAGCATTATTCATCTCGAAAGAAGCAATGCATTGCCTTAGAAAAAAGCAGTCGAATTCCATTTTCTGAGTGGCAGCATATTGTAAAGACTTTAACAAATGATGACCATACATTACCTACATCACTAGTTTATTACATTCATGATTTGCCGACATGACAAATGGTTCATTAGTAGATCTCTTTCAAGCAGTTTAATCTAAATTAACAACAAATTGTTGATGCGGCTGGGAACCAAATTCAGTAGATTACGTTACATATTATGCACAGTTTTTTGTAGCATGCTTATTTTACAACTAAGCATTCCTAAACAAAGAAACTCGGAAGTCAGTGCATCAGtgaattttagtttttactgGTTAAAtcatagatttttgtatttgatgGATGGCTATTAAATGaaagatttatttttttaaaaagctaacAGCTTTTAATTtagtgtttttgttttgttttgatgAATCTCCTACTcaaagttgaaataaattatgttgTGTGAGCTACCTGATATAACGTTAGCCTTACACTTCAGCAGCCTATTTAGTAGTCGGCTTCACAAATATAGCAGATTAAGCTGCGAAGGTTCAAAATACTGAGTAACTCATTTTAGCAGAGGCCGGCTATGCATCAATTCAAATGCATcacatttttttagtttttcttggTAAATGTGCCAACTCTGTGATTTTACTCAGTCCACTAATGTGACACAGTATACTTTGTAATGTACCCACATTGTCTTCATGAAGTACAAAGAGCCCTAAACACTCCTAATGTCGCTTGAGTGTTGTTGACTCTAAATTGGTTTCATAAAGGGCTCATGACGTCAGCTCAAGATGAGCGTTTGTTTCGTGGTGTACTTCCATAAATGATGCGGTAGTAACA
The genomic region above belongs to Watersipora subatra chromosome 1, tzWatSuba1.1, whole genome shotgun sequence and contains:
- the LOC137404163 gene encoding short transient receptor potential channel 4-associated protein-like → MEYPTEAKRRRICVKDNAVSKRIHTEQAGYGNVHLHQVELKLLERYGAQLEVAGIQTQHYEVLKIVTHMEEYLRRDSCSDDTLYKSFKKLYECVTCLDRQRHEQELSRRYKRECLNAELFYNLGGLQAAKRIMLLESQLPTESRHRQETEEKLRMKSVLFETMSRIITTESIGEKVAKELAEEEVLIGLFSYLKYDQTYISSCSLIEDLLQYLPNPILSQIPDMHELILELTGDKLINFCRILAIALSDKELHEKLSYAQKKEEHISVRELNQEYLLEIPHLVEQLVMAASSKDSLPRFRGIKEEDANWMQWIDDSNADDIFDLPDMDIDVEEFTGGITQPTEYDAPWCQQPSMTAVNRLIGGAAAVHVLGQLLVGKHQKHGQQVLADTKLVPGLSSAFENFIWVFQGASSEPRLPGRPECSPELVLKIQMMKLIHSLCDHSEYKHLLLTKGELAEVQRINDKAGVLAIEGLGRVNKLNMCKGKEGLLTKIVDTLKKEPTSLALRFWLVRIVESYLRGTASYCYQVFLLRRGLLQHVISNLLADESSRQEVIQSGFDLLAGLTVFNIEAFQVIDDILRLPQMRNKFVDLINKNLVDSHLFIRSVILSFNFFSFERTMHADYAKTKNYLLSYVGTFQQQMVYLRKLISIITAKSVSQENVGCLNTALVLLICSHKSTSMLPYLEALKNEQMTRGTECGSPVLANFRELLLFWQKHYSSRKKQCIALEKSSRIPFSEWQHIVKTLTNDDHTLPTSLVYYIHDLPT